A part of Gallus gallus isolate bGalGal1 chromosome 26, bGalGal1.mat.broiler.GRCg7b, whole genome shotgun sequence genomic DNA contains:
- the G0S2 gene encoding G0/G1 switch protein 2 yields the protein METMHELIPFAKEMLSQKPNRKMVKLYVLGSVLAFFGVVIGLVEAVCSPFTSEGNIEEEKRPSPSREPALPRKREDLVLEQSKKSSAVQRGVVTRQHAS from the coding sequence ATGGAAACCATGCACGAGCTGATCCCCTTCGCCAAAGAGATGCTCAGCCAGAAGCCCAACAGGAAGATGGTGAAGCTGTACGTGCTGGGCAGCGTGCTGGCGTTCTTCGGCGTGGTCATCGGTCTGGTGGAGGCAGTGTGCAGCCCTTTCACCTCCGAAGGGAATatagaggaggagaagagaccGAGCCCATCTCGAGAGCCAGCGCTTCCTCGGAAGCGGGAGGATTTGGTGTTGGAGCAGAGCAAGAAGTCGTCAGCGGTGCAGCGGGGGGTGGTGACCAGGCAGCATGCATCCTAA